The Rhizobium rhizogenes sequence TCATTGCGCCGCGTGTCAGACGCGCGATAACCGCAAGCTGTGGCAAAGCGAGCGCGATCATCGGAAGGATGAGATATCGCAGCGATCCGTCGCCCCAGCTGCCTGCCGGCAGAAGTCCGAGCAGAACGGCAAAGATGAGTGTGAGAACAGGTGCGACAACGAAGTTCGGCACAGTAACGCCGACTGTCGAAATGGACATGATCGAAAAATCGAAGGCGCTGTTCTGCCTGAGTGCGGCGAGGGTGCCGGCGAGAACCCCGCCCACCAGTGCCAGCAGGAGAGCGTAGCAGCCGAGTTCCAGGGAATAGGGCAGACCTTTGCCGATCAGCTGCGCGACCGTATTGTCCTTGTAGATGTAACTTGGACCGAAATCACCGGTGACGGCATTGCCCAGATAGATGAGATACTGGCGCCATAATGGTTCATCCAGATGATAGGTTCTCATCAGGTTTTCCATCGTCTGCGGCGGCAGGGGGCGTTCAAGATTGAACGGACCGCCCGGTGCGAAACGCATCAGGAAAAACGAAATCGTGACGACGATGAACAAGGTCGGCACGGCGCTCGCCAAACGGCGCAGGATAAAGGAGATCATGGTTTTTCAGGCTCCGGCATGGCACGGTGGTGTTGGCCACCGTGCCAACGCTGCTTATTCGGAAACGCTCAGGAAGCGGCTGAGGTGTTCGTTGGCAGCATTGTCTTCCCAACCCTTGACGCGGTTGGAAACCAGCCAAAGGTCGGCCTGTGTCAGAAGCGGAACAACCGGCTGTTCCTTCATGAGGATGGTCTCTGCCTCATGAAGCAGCTTGGAACGTGCGGCGGGGTCCTTCTCGTCGTAGGACTTCTGCAGCAGCGCATCATATTCCGCGTTGTTGAACTTGGAATAGTTGAAGGTCTTGTTGGAGGAAACCGAAAGCGCAAGGAAGTTTTCCGCATCCGCATAGTCGGCAACCCAGCCGGCGCGCGCGACGTTGAATTTGCCGCCTTCCTGGAGGTATCCATAGTGCGAGGCGACATCGAGGTTCACCAGTGACACCTTCGCGCCGAAGGTGTTTTTCCACATGTCCGCGATAGCTGTCGCGACGCGTTCATGGTTCGGGTTTGTATTGTAGCGAATTTCGATGGAAAGCGGCTTGCCGCCCTCACCGTAACCGGCTTCCTTCATCAGTTTGAGGGCTTCATCTTCACGATCAAGCTGCGACAGCGTGGCGAAATCGGCCTTGGCCGGCTCACCATAGGAATCCATACCCGGGGGAACCATGGAATAGGCCGGAACCTGTGAACCGCTGTAGATTTCCTTGGCAAGGAAGTCACGGTCGACTGCCATCGACAGCGCTCGGCGGACACGGACATCGTTATACGGCGCTTCGCGGGTGTCGAAGGTATAGTAGTAGGTCGCAAGCGTCGGCGACACGTGAACCTGCTCGCCATAGGATTTGCGCAGACGGTCGATCTGGTCAGCGGAGAAGTTGTATGCGAGGTCCATTTCCTTTGCTTCGAAACGGCGAACGGATGCGGCCTGGTCGTCGATCGGGTAGAAGATGACCTTGTCGATCCTGGTGTTCGGTGCGTCCCAGAAGTTAGTGTTCTTGACGACCGTCAAGCTGTCATTGGGAACATGCGATTCGAGCTTGTAGGCACCGTTCGAGACCATGACGCCCGGCTTTACGAAGTTGGTCCCGTTCTTTTCGTAGCTTGCCTTCGAGATTGGCAGAGCCGTCTGGTGAGCAAGGAGTTCGAGGAAGAAAGGTGTCGGGCGCTCGAGCGTGACCTCGAGGGTCTTGTCATCCACTGCCTTTACACCGAGCTGGTCCACCGGCACATCGCCCTTGTTGATCTTTTCGGCGTTCTTGATCGGGTAAAGAATATTCGCATATTTCGCTGCGGTCTTCGGGTCCTCGACGCGCTGGTAGGAGAAGACAAAATCGCCCGCCGTTACCGGAGTGCCGTCCGACCACTTCGCATCCGCTCGCAGCTTGAAGGTGTAGACGGTACCGTCGTCGGACAGCGTCCAGCTCTCCGCAGTACCGGGAATGATCTTGCCAGCAGAATCGTAAATGGTGAGACCTTCAAAAAGGTCTTTCAGAATAAATGCTTCGATGTTGATCGAGGTCTGCGCCTGATCCAGTGTCTGCGGTTCCCCGGAATTGCCGCGGTGCAGAACTGTTTCTGCAAGTGCAGAACTGGCGCCAAGCAGAAGCGAGCCTACCAGCAGAGCGGCGCGAGTTGTTGTTTTTATCGACATTGTTTTCTCTCCCCGTAAAGATTTTAAGTCCACAAACAAGGCCAAATCGCTCCGAAGCG is a genomic window containing:
- the oppB gene encoding oligopeptide ABC transporter permease OppB yields the protein MISFILRRLASAVPTLFIVVTISFFLMRFAPGGPFNLERPLPPQTMENLMRTYHLDEPLWRQYLIYLGNAVTGDFGPSYIYKDNTVAQLIGKGLPYSLELGCYALLLALVGGVLAGTLAALRQNSAFDFSIMSISTVGVTVPNFVVAPVLTLIFAVLLGLLPAGSWGDGSLRYLILPMIALALPQLAVIARLTRGAMIEALRMDHIRTAKAYGLPARSVVVFHAMRAAMLPVVSYLAPCAAALLTGSAVIETIFTIPGVGRYFVLGAINRDYTLVMGTVVLVAIFVIVFNLVVDILYGLLDPRVRHD
- a CDS encoding peptide ABC transporter substrate-binding protein produces the protein MSIKTTTRAALLVGSLLLGASSALAETVLHRGNSGEPQTLDQAQTSINIEAFILKDLFEGLTIYDSAGKIIPGTAESWTLSDDGTVYTFKLRADAKWSDGTPVTAGDFVFSYQRVEDPKTAAKYANILYPIKNAEKINKGDVPVDQLGVKAVDDKTLEVTLERPTPFFLELLAHQTALPISKASYEKNGTNFVKPGVMVSNGAYKLESHVPNDSLTVVKNTNFWDAPNTRIDKVIFYPIDDQAASVRRFEAKEMDLAYNFSADQIDRLRKSYGEQVHVSPTLATYYYTFDTREAPYNDVRVRRALSMAVDRDFLAKEIYSGSQVPAYSMVPPGMDSYGEPAKADFATLSQLDREDEALKLMKEAGYGEGGKPLSIEIRYNTNPNHERVATAIADMWKNTFGAKVSLVNLDVASHYGYLQEGGKFNVARAGWVADYADAENFLALSVSSNKTFNYSKFNNAEYDALLQKSYDEKDPAARSKLLHEAETILMKEQPVVPLLTQADLWLVSNRVKGWEDNAANEHLSRFLSVSE